Genomic DNA from Bacteroidia bacterium:
TCGGGCACACAACGTATGTATAATAGCTTGTATCCTTCTTTGCGGGCATGTTCTATCCATTTTTCAGAAAATATGCTTTCTGTATGCAATATAATTTGACCGACTTTATATCCAAAAAATTCACTATCCCAAGATAAAAAGTTAATAACATCCATTGCTTATCGTTTTTCTTGTGTATAGGTTGTGTCCTGAATAATATACAGGGGTCTTTGTTTTACTCCCTCAAAGGTTTTACCTACGTACAAACCTACTACTCCCAAAACTGCAATAATTAGTCCTGAAAAAAACCATATAGAAATAATCAAGCTGGTGTAGCCCGGCACAATAATTTTTCCTAGCAGGTAGCGAACTAATGTAATTATCCCAAATAGAAATGCTATGGCAGAAATACTCAATCCAATTCTGATGATGATTGTTAGGGGTTTTTCTGAATAAGCTAAGATAATATCTACAGCTAGTTTGAGTAATTTTTTGAAGGAATACGAACTTTTACCTTCCTCTCTGGGGGCATGCTCTACGTCTATTTTAGTTTGTCTAAATCCTGCCCAATAAATCATGACAGGAAAAAAACGAATGTGTTCTCGCATACTTTTTACTACTTCAATTATTCTTTTGTGATAAATTCCAAAATTAGCCACAGTAGGATCATGTTTTATTCCTG
This window encodes:
- a CDS encoding glycosyltransferase family 2 protein, translating into MNTEKPLLSVVSPVYKAEKILPKLVQRIENAILPITHQFEIILVVDASPDNSWQVIQEIAQKNARVKGILFSRNFGQHRAITAGLDYAQGEWIVVMDCDLQDQPEEIPRLYQKALEGYEVVLARRHNRQDNFFKRSFSKLFYKTLSFLTGIKHDPTVANFGIYHKRIIEVVKSMREHIRFFPVMIYWAGFRQTKIDVEHAPREEGKSSYSFKKLLKLAVDIILAYSEKPLTIIIRIGLSISAIAFLFGIITLVRYLLGKIIVPGYTSLIISIWFFSGLIIAVLGVVGLYVGKTFEGVKQRPLYIIQDTTYTQEKR